One region of Oryza sativa Japonica Group chromosome 5, ASM3414082v1 genomic DNA includes:
- the LOC4339188 gene encoding cytochrome P450 98A1, which translates to MDVASLLPFALALVAIPISLALLDRLRLGRIPPGPRPWPMVGNLWQIKPVRCRGFLEWAERYGPIVSVWFGSSLNVVVSTSELAKEVLKENDQLLADRPRNRSTQRFSRNGMDLIWADYGPHYIKVRKLCNLELFTPKRLEALRPIREDEVTAMVESVHRAVTQPGSEHKPIVVRNHLAMVAFNNITRLAFGKRFMNANGDIDEQGREFKTIVNNGIKIGASLSVAEYIWYLRWLCPLNEELYKTHNERRDRLTKKIIDEHAKALKESGAKQHFVDALFTLREQYDLSDDTVIGLLWDMITAGMDTTVISVEWAMAELVRNPRVQKKLQEELDRVVGRDRVMSETDFQSLPYLNAVVKESLRLHPPTPLMLPHKASTNVKIGGYNIPKGANVMVNVWAIARDPKVWSNPLEYRPERFIEENIDIKGSDFRVLPFGAGRRVCPGAQLGINLVASMIGHLLHQFEWSLPEGTRPEDVNMMESNGVVTFMSTSLQVIAKPRLDNPDLYKRFPVEM; encoded by the exons atggaCGTCGCGTCGCTGCTCCCGTTCGCGCTGGCGCTGGTGGCGATCCCGATCTCGCTGGCGCTGCTGGACCGGCTGCGGCTGGGGCGGATCCCGCCGGGGCCGCGGCCGTGGCCGATGGTGGGGAACCTGTGGCAGATCAAGCCGGTGCGGTGCCGCGGCTTCCTGGAGTGGGCGGAGAGGTACGGCCCGATCGTGTCGGTGTGGTTCGGCTCGTCGCTGAACGTGGTGGTGTCGACGTCGGAGCTCGCCAAGGAGGTGCTCAAGGAGAACGACCAGCTGCTCGCCGACCGGCCGCGCAACCGCTCCACGCAGCGCTTCAGCCGCAACGGGATGGACCTGATCTGGGCGGACTACGGCCCGCACTACATCAAGGTGCGCAAGCTCTGCAACCTCGAGCTCTTCACCCCCAAGCGCCTCGAGGCCCTCCGCCCCATCCGCGAGGACGAGGTCACCGCCATGGTCGAGTCCGTCCACCGCGCCGTCACCCAGCCAG GTAGTGAACATAAACCAATCGTAGTGAGGAATCACCTTGCTATGGTGGCCTTCAACAATATAACAAGGCTAGCTTTCGGCAAGAGGTTCATGAATGCAAATGGTGACATTGATGAACAAGGGCGTGAGTTTAAGACTATTGTCAACAATGGAATCAAGATCGGTGCATCTCTTTCTGTTGCTGAGTACATTTGGTATTTGAGGTGGTTGTGTCCACTTAACGAGGAGCTTTACAAGACCCACAACGAGAGAAGGGATCGGCTGACCAAGAAGATCATAGATGAGCATGCGAAGGCCCTCAAGGAGAGTGGTGCCAAGCAGCACTTTGTGGATGCTCTGTTCACTCTCAGAGAACAGTATGACCTTAGTGACGACACAGTTATTGGGCTTCTATGG GACATGATCACTGCTGGAATGGACACCACAGTGATATCAGTCGAGTGGGCAATGGCAGAGCTGGTCAGGAACCCCAGGGTGCAGAAGAAGCTGCAGGAGGAGCTGGACCGCGTCGTCGGCCGCGACCGCGTCATGTCGGAGACCGACTTCCAGAGCCTCCCTTACCTGAACGCCGTCGTCAAGGAGTCGCTCCGGCTGcacccgccgacgccgctgatGCTCCCGCACAAGGCCAGCACGAACGTCAAGATCGGCGGGTACAACATCCCCAAGGGCGCCAACGTGATGGTGAACGTGTGGGCGATCGCCAGGGACCCCAAGGTGTGGAGCAACCCGCTGGAGTACAGGCCGGAGCGGTTCATCGAGGAGAACATCGACATCAAGGGCAGCGACTTCAGGGTGCTCCCcttcggcgccggccgccgcgtgtGCCCCGGCGCCCAGCTCGGCATCAACCTCGTCGCCTCCATGATCGGGCACCTCCTCCACCAGTTCGAGTGGTCTCTCCCCGAGGGCACCAGGCCGGAGGACGTCAACATGATGGAGTCCAACGGCGTCGTCACGTTCATGAGCACGTCGCTGCAGGTCATCGCCAAGCCCAGGCTCGACAACCCGGACCTGTACAAGAGGTTCCCTGTCGAGATGTGA